In Rhodococcus rhodochrous, a single genomic region encodes these proteins:
- a CDS encoding flavin-containing monooxygenase, with translation MSLPVTDTVADAEIRQVDTLIIGSGFAGLGAAIRLSQAGKDFLMLERASEVGGTWRDNTYPGAACDVPSNLYSYSFALNPGWTRSFSPQPEIQAYIRSVADRYDVRRRTVFGCDVQTARWNTTTHRWDVATTRGKYSAKVVISAVGALCEPSLPDIEGISGFEGEIFHSARWNHDADLAGKRVAVIGTGASAIQIVPAIAGTVGRLDVYQRTAPWILPRFDREYTAPERFAFRHIPGFQRLSRALQYTARETQVVGLAKAQAFMKPLELAARIQIRRQIRDKELRRKVTPNYGIGCKRMLISNNYYPALDRPNVDLVTDGIARVTPRGIVAKDGTEREVDAIVVATGFHVTDSPTFAGIFGKDGRSLAEVFDETGMRGYKGSSVAGFPNLFFLVGPNTGLGHTSMVYMIESQLEYVVDAIRTLDRNRIGTVEVREDVQDEYNRDLQRALRSSVWNNGGCASWYLDKHGNNTTLWPGFTFEFRRITRRFDLEAYRSVAESDLPVATDLPAQERTSREAAVR, from the coding sequence ATGAGTCTTCCGGTAACAGATACCGTCGCCGACGCGGAGATCCGTCAGGTCGACACGCTGATCATCGGCAGCGGGTTCGCCGGGCTCGGCGCGGCCATCCGACTGTCGCAGGCGGGCAAGGACTTCCTCATGCTCGAACGCGCCTCCGAGGTGGGCGGCACCTGGCGCGACAACACCTACCCCGGCGCGGCATGCGACGTCCCGTCGAACCTGTACTCCTACTCGTTCGCCCTCAACCCCGGCTGGACGCGCTCCTTCTCTCCCCAGCCGGAGATCCAGGCGTACATCCGCTCGGTCGCCGACCGGTACGACGTGCGGCGACGCACCGTCTTCGGGTGCGACGTGCAGACGGCCCGCTGGAACACCACGACGCACCGCTGGGACGTGGCCACCACGCGCGGGAAGTACAGCGCCAAGGTCGTGATCTCCGCGGTCGGCGCGCTGTGCGAGCCGTCGCTGCCCGACATCGAGGGCATCTCCGGATTCGAGGGCGAGATCTTCCACTCGGCACGGTGGAACCACGACGCCGACCTCGCCGGCAAGCGCGTCGCGGTCATCGGCACCGGAGCCTCCGCCATCCAGATCGTGCCGGCCATCGCGGGCACCGTAGGCCGACTCGACGTGTACCAGCGCACGGCACCGTGGATCCTCCCCCGCTTCGACCGGGAGTACACCGCACCCGAGCGGTTCGCCTTCCGCCACATCCCCGGCTTCCAGCGCCTCTCGCGCGCCCTGCAGTACACCGCCCGCGAGACGCAGGTCGTGGGCCTGGCCAAGGCACAGGCCTTCATGAAGCCGCTCGAACTCGCCGCGCGCATCCAGATCCGCCGTCAGATCCGCGACAAGGAACTGCGGCGGAAGGTCACGCCGAACTACGGCATCGGCTGCAAGCGCATGCTGATCTCGAACAACTACTACCCCGCCCTCGACCGGCCGAACGTCGACCTCGTCACCGACGGCATCGCCCGCGTCACCCCGCGCGGCATCGTCGCGAAGGACGGCACCGAGCGGGAGGTCGACGCGATCGTCGTCGCGACCGGCTTCCACGTCACCGACTCCCCGACCTTCGCCGGCATCTTCGGCAAGGACGGCCGCTCGCTCGCCGAGGTCTTCGACGAGACCGGCATGCGGGGGTACAAGGGCAGCTCGGTCGCCGGCTTCCCCAACCTGTTCTTCCTCGTCGGCCCGAACACCGGACTCGGCCACACCTCGATGGTGTACATGATCGAGTCGCAGCTCGAATACGTCGTCGACGCGATCCGCACGCTCGACCGCAACCGCATCGGCACGGTCGAGGTCCGCGAGGACGTGCAGGACGAGTACAACCGCGACCTGCAGCGCGCGTTGCGGTCGAGCGTGTGGAACAACGGCGGGTGCGCGAGCTGGTATCTCGACAAGCACGGCAACAACACCACGCTGTGGCCGGGATTCACCTTCGAATTCCGCCGTATCACCCGCAGATTCGACCTCGAGGCGTACCGTAGCGTCGCCGAGTCGGATCTCCCCGTCGCCACCGACCTTCCCGCGCAGGAGCGCACGTCCCGAGAGGCAGCAGTTCGATGA
- a CDS encoding TetR/AcrR family transcriptional regulator: MVDVAEDSPAPRRTRLGPAQRRAQLIEQGLELLADRPLEQISVDEVAERAGVSKGLLFHYFTSKHDYHVELVRCVGRDLVEYTAPDEDLEPIEMLRGTLVAYVDYVTRRRDMYISILRGATSGDPDMRAAFEDTRTALVDRTVAHLPAIGIEPTPAVRLAVRGWVAFVEDTTIAWLRDPELTRDEFVELAIAALSGVALAAHSLHSPAGGALSDRFREDTPAASS; this comes from the coding sequence ATGGTGGACGTGGCAGAAGACAGTCCCGCACCCCGTCGAACCCGCCTCGGTCCCGCCCAACGCCGGGCCCAGCTGATCGAACAGGGCCTCGAGCTGCTCGCCGACCGGCCCCTCGAGCAGATCTCCGTCGACGAGGTCGCCGAACGGGCCGGAGTCTCGAAGGGGCTGCTGTTCCACTACTTCACCTCGAAGCACGACTACCACGTCGAACTCGTGCGATGCGTCGGCCGGGATCTCGTCGAGTACACCGCACCGGACGAAGACCTCGAACCGATCGAGATGCTGCGGGGCACGCTCGTCGCGTACGTCGACTACGTCACCCGGCGCCGCGACATGTACATCTCGATCCTGCGCGGAGCGACCAGCGGCGACCCCGACATGCGGGCGGCCTTCGAGGACACCCGCACGGCACTCGTCGACCGGACCGTCGCACACCTGCCTGCCATCGGCATCGAGCCGACGCCGGCCGTACGACTCGCCGTGCGCGGCTGGGTGGCCTTCGTCGAGGACACGACCATCGCGTGGCTACGCGACCCCGAACTCACCCGCGACGAGTTCGTCGAACTGGCCATCGCGGCGCTGTCCGGTGTTGCGCTGGCCGCGCATTCGCTCCACTCTCCGGCCGGCGGGGCTCTCAGCGATCGTTTCCGGGAAGATACTCCTGCAGCTTCGTCTTGA
- a CDS encoding alpha/beta hydrolase produces the protein MPPTPQMSPRVARTALRPLFRALLSPRWSFATQRRLLDLAAPLQFLPKDTVVRPIRLAGRPAERITVGATERTTAILYLHGGAYTGGSLATHRSLAAHLAAAAGSAVYVLDYRLAPEHPYPAALNDAEAAYLELVSEHGFEVSGIAIAGDSAGGGLAAATTHRLVDRHGITPPALGLLSPWTDPAARDLPDVNDVVLNKGWVYSSAEAYLADGDPTDPGYAPIHADPTGLPPTLIQVGTAEMFYPQVRQYAEKLRAAGVDVTLVEQPELWHVAPLQASLVPEAAAAIADFGVFLRDRMGTRAG, from the coding sequence ATGCCTCCGACACCCCAGATGTCACCGCGGGTGGCGCGTACCGCCCTGCGTCCTCTCTTCCGTGCCCTGCTGTCGCCGCGCTGGTCGTTCGCCACGCAGCGCCGGTTGCTCGATCTCGCGGCGCCGCTGCAGTTCCTCCCGAAGGACACCGTGGTGCGCCCGATCCGTCTGGCGGGACGCCCCGCCGAACGGATCACCGTGGGCGCCACCGAGCGGACCACCGCGATCCTGTATCTGCACGGCGGTGCGTACACCGGCGGGTCGCTCGCCACGCACCGCTCGCTCGCGGCGCATCTCGCGGCCGCGGCCGGGTCGGCCGTGTACGTCCTCGACTACCGGCTCGCTCCCGAGCATCCCTATCCGGCGGCGCTGAACGACGCCGAGGCGGCCTATCTCGAACTCGTCAGCGAGCACGGCTTCGAGGTGTCCGGTATCGCGATCGCCGGCGACTCGGCGGGCGGTGGTCTCGCCGCGGCCACCACGCACCGGCTCGTCGACCGTCACGGCATCACCCCGCCCGCGCTCGGATTGCTGTCGCCGTGGACCGATCCGGCCGCCCGCGACCTGCCCGACGTGAACGACGTCGTTCTGAACAAGGGCTGGGTGTACTCCTCGGCCGAGGCGTATCTCGCCGACGGCGATCCCACCGATCCCGGCTACGCGCCCATCCACGCCGATCCCACGGGTCTGCCGCCGACTCTCATCCAGGTGGGCACCGCGGAGATGTTCTACCCGCAGGTGCGGCAGTACGCCGAGAAGCTCCGGGCGGCGGGCGTCGACGTCACCCTCGTCGAGCAACCCGAGCTGTGGCACGTCGCGCCGTTGCAGGCGTCGCTCGTTCCCGAGGCCGCCGCGGCGATCGCCGATTTCGGTGTCTTCCTCCGCGACCGGATGGGCACTCGCGCGGGCTGA
- a CDS encoding SDR family NAD(P)-dependent oxidoreductase — translation MSDFAGRVVVVTGAGSGIGRALVLALAAEGARLAISDVDTAGLEETARRARELGAEVKADHLDVTQREKVLEYAEQVAAHFGAVHQVYNNAGIAYHGDLERTEFKDIERVMDVDFWGVVNGTKAFLPHLIASGDGHLINVSSLFGLLSIPGQAAYNSAKFAVRGFTEAVRQEMLVARHPVQVTCVHPGGIKTAIARNAAVPDGDDQATFAEFFDRKLARTTPEDAAKTILTGVRKNKARVLIGADAKLLDAFVRVAGPAYQRVVATVTSRVVPKG, via the coding sequence ATGAGTGATTTCGCAGGCCGGGTCGTCGTCGTCACGGGCGCGGGGTCCGGGATCGGACGGGCCCTCGTCCTCGCCCTCGCGGCCGAAGGTGCCCGCCTGGCGATCTCGGACGTCGACACCGCCGGGCTCGAGGAGACCGCGCGTCGCGCACGGGAACTCGGCGCCGAGGTGAAGGCCGACCATCTCGACGTCACCCAGCGCGAGAAGGTCCTCGAGTACGCCGAGCAGGTCGCCGCCCACTTCGGTGCGGTCCACCAGGTGTACAACAACGCGGGCATCGCCTATCACGGCGATCTCGAGCGCACCGAGTTCAAGGACATCGAGCGCGTGATGGACGTCGACTTCTGGGGAGTCGTCAACGGCACCAAGGCTTTCCTTCCGCATCTCATCGCGTCGGGCGACGGTCACCTGATCAACGTCTCGAGCCTGTTCGGCCTGCTGAGCATCCCGGGCCAGGCGGCGTACAACTCGGCGAAGTTCGCCGTGCGCGGCTTCACCGAGGCGGTACGGCAGGAGATGCTCGTCGCGCGGCATCCCGTGCAGGTCACGTGTGTGCATCCCGGCGGCATCAAGACCGCGATCGCGCGCAACGCCGCCGTCCCGGACGGCGACGACCAGGCGACCTTCGCGGAGTTCTTCGACCGCAAGCTCGCACGCACGACCCCCGAGGACGCTGCGAAGACCATCCTGACCGGTGTGCGGAAGAACAAGGCGCGCGTACTCATCGGCGCCGACGCGAAGCTGCTCGATGCTTTCGTCCGCGTCGCCGGACCGGCCTATCAGCGTGTCGTCGCCACCGTGACCTCCCGGGTCGTGCCGAAGGGATAG
- a CDS encoding NADP-dependent malic enzyme: MSIVSDAPTPQKLELTDEEIFSSHVDGKLSVELTAPLENQRDLSIAYTPGVAQVCRAIAADETLVDRYTWTNRLVVVVSDGTAVLGLGNIGARASLPVMEGKSALFKKFAGLNSIPLVLDTTDPDEIVETLIRLRPSFGAVNLEDISAPRCFEIEKRVIEALDCPVMHDDQHGTAIVALAALKGALKVQSRDIADLRIVISGAGAAGVACTNILLAAGARDVVVLDSKGIISADRADLGEIKADLASRTNPEGRKGGIAEALDGADVYLGVSSGTVPEEIVATMADDSIIFAMSNPDPEIHPDIAHKHAAIVATGRSDFPNQINNVLAFPGVFKGALDAGARRITEGMKLAAAEAILSVVGDELAADKIVPSPLDPRVAPAVAEAVAAAAKAEGVTD; encoded by the coding sequence GTGTCAATTGTGTCTGATGCACCTACCCCTCAGAAGCTCGAGTTGACGGACGAGGAGATCTTCTCGAGTCACGTCGACGGCAAGCTGTCGGTCGAGCTGACCGCACCGCTCGAGAACCAGCGCGATCTGTCGATCGCGTACACCCCCGGCGTCGCCCAGGTCTGCCGGGCCATCGCCGCCGACGAGACCCTCGTCGACCGATACACCTGGACCAACCGCCTGGTCGTCGTCGTCTCCGACGGCACCGCGGTCCTCGGTCTCGGCAACATCGGCGCACGTGCCTCGCTTCCGGTGATGGAAGGTAAGTCCGCGCTGTTCAAGAAGTTCGCGGGCCTGAACTCCATTCCGCTGGTGCTCGACACCACCGATCCCGACGAGATCGTCGAGACCCTCATCCGGCTGCGTCCGTCCTTCGGCGCCGTCAACCTCGAGGACATCTCGGCTCCGCGCTGCTTCGAGATCGAGAAGCGCGTCATCGAGGCGCTCGACTGCCCGGTCATGCACGACGACCAGCACGGCACCGCGATCGTCGCACTCGCCGCACTCAAGGGTGCGCTGAAGGTGCAGAGCCGCGACATCGCCGACCTGCGCATCGTGATCTCCGGCGCCGGTGCTGCCGGCGTGGCGTGCACGAACATCCTGCTCGCCGCCGGTGCACGCGACGTGGTGGTCCTCGATTCGAAGGGCATCATCTCCGCCGACCGCGCCGATCTCGGTGAGATCAAGGCCGATCTGGCCTCCCGCACCAACCCCGAGGGCCGCAAGGGCGGCATCGCCGAGGCGCTCGACGGCGCCGACGTCTACCTCGGCGTGTCGTCGGGCACCGTGCCCGAGGAGATCGTCGCGACGATGGCCGACGACTCCATCATCTTCGCGATGTCGAACCCGGATCCGGAGATCCACCCCGACATCGCCCACAAGCACGCCGCGATCGTGGCGACGGGTCGCAGCGACTTCCCGAACCAGATCAACAACGTGCTGGCTTTCCCCGGTGTGTTCAAGGGCGCGCTCGACGCAGGTGCCCGCCGCATCACCGAGGGTATGAAGCTCGCCGCTGCCGAGGCCATCCTCTCGGTCGTCGGTGACGAACTGGCCGCGGACAAGATCGTCCCGAGCCCGCTCGATCCGCGCGTGGCGCCCGCCGTCGCCGAGGCCGTCGCGGCCGCGGCGAAGGCCGAGGGCGTCACCGACTAG
- a CDS encoding thiamine pyrophosphate-requiring protein: protein MANPTVADYLLHRLRAWGVDHVFGYPGDGINGILAAWTRTGNDPVFVQSRHEEMSAFEAVGYAKFTGRPGVCMATSGPGAIHLLNGLYDAKLDHVPVVAIVGQTDRSAMGGSYQQEVDLHTLYKDVASAFVETVTVPEQLPNVLDRAMRTAIAYRTPTAVIIHGDVQELEYSPPGHEFKMVPSSVGFDRPRIAPDDDAIRRAAEVLNAGNKVAMLVGSGARDARAQLGQVADLLGAGVAKALLGKDVLSDELPWVTGSIGLLGTRPTHEMMTGCDTLLIVGSSLPYSQFLPEYDQARCVQIDIDPNMIGMRYPNEVNLVADATAALDALIPLLHRKEDRSWREGIEQNVQRWWQLMGQQAEVETEFVNPLRMFAEASPRLPDDAIVTADSGSAANWYARQLRFRGDMRGSLSGTLATMGPAVPYGIGAKFGQPDRPVVAFAGDGAMQMNGMAELITIQRYWQQWADPRLVVAIIHNNDLNQVTWEMRAMGGAPKFAESQSLPDVDYAAFARGLGLGGETVKSSDEMGAAWDRALAADRPTVLDVYTDPDMPPIPPHATWEQFTDVAKAVLAGDENRWGFVKQGVKTKLQEYLPGNDR, encoded by the coding sequence ATGGCGAATCCGACCGTGGCCGACTACCTGTTGCACCGCCTGCGCGCGTGGGGGGTGGACCACGTCTTCGGATATCCCGGCGATGGCATCAACGGGATCCTCGCCGCCTGGACGCGCACCGGCAACGACCCGGTCTTCGTGCAGTCCCGGCACGAGGAGATGAGTGCCTTCGAGGCGGTCGGCTACGCGAAGTTCACGGGCCGGCCCGGAGTGTGCATGGCGACCTCCGGTCCGGGTGCGATCCATCTGCTCAACGGCCTGTACGACGCGAAACTCGACCACGTCCCGGTGGTGGCGATCGTGGGTCAGACGGACCGCTCCGCGATGGGCGGGTCGTACCAGCAGGAAGTGGACCTGCACACGCTGTACAAGGACGTGGCGTCGGCGTTCGTGGAGACCGTGACGGTGCCCGAGCAATTGCCGAACGTCCTCGATCGGGCGATGCGCACCGCCATCGCCTACCGCACGCCCACGGCCGTGATCATCCACGGCGACGTGCAGGAACTCGAGTACTCCCCGCCCGGCCACGAGTTCAAGATGGTGCCGTCGAGTGTCGGTTTCGACCGCCCCCGCATTGCGCCGGACGACGACGCGATCCGACGGGCGGCGGAGGTCCTCAACGCCGGGAACAAGGTCGCGATGCTCGTCGGCAGCGGCGCCCGGGATGCCCGTGCTCAACTCGGGCAGGTCGCGGATCTGCTGGGCGCCGGGGTGGCGAAGGCCCTGCTGGGCAAGGACGTGCTGTCGGACGAGTTGCCGTGGGTCACCGGATCGATCGGGTTGCTGGGCACGCGGCCCACCCACGAGATGATGACCGGTTGCGACACGCTGCTCATCGTCGGTTCGTCCCTCCCCTACAGCCAGTTCCTGCCCGAATACGACCAGGCCCGCTGCGTGCAGATCGACATCGACCCGAACATGATCGGGATGCGCTATCCGAACGAGGTCAATCTCGTCGCGGATGCCACCGCCGCACTCGACGCGCTCATCCCTCTGCTGCACCGCAAGGAGGACCGGTCGTGGCGCGAGGGTATCGAGCAGAACGTGCAGCGCTGGTGGCAGCTCATGGGGCAGCAGGCCGAGGTCGAGACCGAGTTCGTCAACCCGCTGCGGATGTTCGCCGAGGCCTCACCGCGACTGCCGGACGATGCGATCGTCACCGCGGATTCCGGTTCGGCCGCCAATTGGTATGCGCGCCAACTGAGGTTCCGCGGCGACATGCGCGGTTCGCTGTCGGGCACACTCGCGACGATGGGTCCGGCGGTGCCGTACGGGATCGGCGCGAAGTTCGGACAGCCCGACCGCCCGGTGGTCGCGTTCGCCGGCGACGGTGCGATGCAGATGAACGGCATGGCCGAGCTGATCACCATCCAGCGGTACTGGCAGCAGTGGGCCGACCCGCGGCTCGTCGTCGCGATCATCCACAACAACGATCTGAACCAGGTCACGTGGGAGATGCGTGCGATGGGTGGGGCACCGAAATTCGCGGAGTCCCAGTCGCTTCCGGATGTCGACTACGCCGCCTTCGCGCGCGGCCTCGGGCTGGGCGGCGAAACCGTGAAGTCCTCGGACGAGATGGGCGCGGCCTGGGATCGCGCGCTGGCCGCGGATCGCCCGACGGTGCTGGACGTGTACACCGATCCGGACATGCCTCCGATCCCGCCGCACGCGACGTGGGAACAGTTCACCGACGTCGCCAAGGCCGTGCTCGCCGGTGACGAGAACCGTTGGGGCTTCGTGAAACAGGGCGTCAAGACGAAGCTGCAGGAGTATCTTCCCGGAAACGATCGCTGA
- a CDS encoding ABC transporter substrate-binding protein gives MTAVANEARRIRPVAATALTACAAAAVLQGCASPVLDEAAPSTTVIVGAGERPDEELLAQLYAGALRGSGIDVQVRSDVTDPPAALDAADLTLIPGYTGRLLASYDPGADATDAEDVFEALARALPDELTISDYASAQDRAVLLADRDRLTQWSASRVADLADRCADLTFAVTEDFESAGGLTALERADCRPREVRRIDDAQSAAVASEPDTVVGTTTTSPALAEIDADSPVSTVPDAPDRNPQDDAEADDAPAPVLPAQNVVPVFRKGTLGEAQLDALRTIAGELTTSDLTELRARVDEGDDPEAVAREWIDEHAGA, from the coding sequence ATGACCGCCGTGGCGAACGAAGCGAGACGGATCCGGCCGGTCGCGGCGACGGCGCTCACCGCATGCGCGGCGGCGGCCGTGCTCCAGGGATGCGCGTCGCCCGTCCTCGACGAGGCGGCACCGTCGACGACGGTGATCGTCGGGGCGGGGGAGCGGCCCGACGAGGAACTGCTCGCGCAGCTCTACGCGGGAGCACTGCGCGGCAGCGGGATCGACGTGCAGGTCCGTTCCGATGTCACCGACCCGCCCGCAGCGCTCGACGCCGCCGACCTCACGCTGATCCCCGGCTACACGGGAAGGCTGCTCGCGTCCTACGACCCCGGTGCCGACGCGACCGACGCCGAGGACGTCTTCGAGGCGCTGGCGCGTGCACTGCCCGACGAACTGACGATCTCCGACTACGCCTCGGCGCAGGACCGCGCGGTGCTGCTCGCCGACCGCGACCGCCTCACGCAATGGTCGGCGAGCCGCGTGGCCGACCTCGCCGACCGCTGCGCCGATCTGACGTTCGCGGTGACCGAGGACTTCGAATCCGCCGGTGGACTCACCGCGCTCGAACGCGCCGACTGCCGACCGCGCGAGGTGCGGCGGATCGACGATGCGCAGTCCGCCGCCGTCGCATCGGAACCCGACACGGTCGTCGGAACCACCACGACGTCGCCCGCCCTCGCGGAGATCGACGCGGATTCGCCCGTGAGCACCGTGCCCGACGCCCCCGACCGCAACCCGCAGGACGACGCGGAGGCCGACGACGCGCCTGCACCGGTCCTGCCGGCCCAGAACGTCGTCCCGGTCTTCCGCAAGGGCACCCTCGGCGAGGCACAACTCGACGCGCTGCGGACCATCGCCGGTGAGCTCACCACGAGCGATCTCACCGAACTGCGCGCGCGAGTCGACGAGGGAGACGATCCCGAGGCCGTGGCCCGCGAGTGGATCGACGAACACGCCGGAGCGTGA